In Silene latifolia isolate original U9 population chromosome 3, ASM4854445v1, whole genome shotgun sequence, a single window of DNA contains:
- the LOC141649251 gene encoding uncharacterized protein LOC141649251, whose translation MCSNLEDDSNFEGDDFDENYDRVDDLINDLKQSTEDPTEIERFDRLFGDAMKPVYPGSSFTCLSATLKLYSLKAKNGWSDKSFTSLLELLGKILPDGNELPRRTYDAKKILCPMGVDYVKIHACRNDCSILFRKDYKDLDKCPKQPGNDIDVYLEPLIDDLKLLWDEGVEVLKRARFVCEEDTIYDRLVHGGKNVYLCNRRLLRRSHPYRKKMKPFNGKQELRNPPKILSGKEVYEKVKNIENNFGKPYKRTNNGTLYKKKSIFWDLPYWKHLSVRHCIDVMHVEKNVCDSIIGTLLNITGKTKDGLKARQDMVAQKIRPELAPQVRGSRTYLPPACFTLSRTEKRSVVNVYMG comes from the exons ATGTGTAGTAATTTAGAGGATGATAGCAACTTTGAGGGAGATGATTTTGATGAAAATTACGATCGAGTAGACGATCTTATTAATGATTTAAAGCAATCCACTGAAGACCCAACTGAAATTGAGAGGTTTGATAGGCTGTTTGGTGATGCAATGAAACCCGTATATCCTGGTTCAAGTTTCACATGCCTATCTGCAACTTTAAAATTATATAGTTTAAAGGCGAAAAATGGATGGAGTGATAAAAGTTTCACAAGTTTGCTTGAATTGTTGGGGAAGATTTTACCCGATGGCAATGAACTCCCTAGACGTACCTATGATGCTAAGAAAATTTTGTGTCCAATGGGAGTTGATTATGTTAAGATACATGCATGTCGTAACGACTGCAGCATTTTGTTTCGAAAAGATTATAAAGATTTAGACAAATGTCCAAA gcaacctggaaatgatatagatgtttaCCTAGAACCTTTGATTGATGACTTGAAGTTATTATGGGATGAAGGGGTAGAG GTGCTAAAGCGTGCCCGATTTGTTTGTGAGGAGGATACGATTTACGATCGTTTAGTTCATGGTGGAAAGAATGTTTACCTGTGTAACCGAAGATTGCTCCGCCGCTCACACCCTTATAGGAAAAAAATGAAGCCATTTAATGGGAAACAAGAACTtagaaaccctccaaaaattttaAGCGGGAAAGAGGTTTATGAAAAAGTCAAAAACATTGAAAATAATTTTGGTAAACCATATAAGAGGACAAATAATGGGACCTTATACAAAAAGAAGTCTATATTTTGGGATTTACCATATTGGAAACATTTGTCCGTGAGACATTGTATTGATGTCATGCACGTGGAGAAAAATGTGTGTGATAGCATTATTGGCACACTCCTCAACATCACTGGTAAAACCAAAGATGGTCTCAAAGCTAGACAAGATATGGTTGCTCAAAAGATACGACCAGAATTAGCACCACAAGTTAGAGGTTCAAGAACCTATTTACCCCCAGCTTGTTTTACTTTGTCACGAACTGAAAAAAGAAGTGTCGTGAATGTTTACATGGGGTGA